One region of Drosophila kikkawai strain 14028-0561.14 chromosome 2R, DkikHiC1v2, whole genome shotgun sequence genomic DNA includes:
- the Tmem131 gene encoding transmembrane protein 131 homolog has translation MATQALLKPLPRLFAEPFLLILVLLLTLEASGEKVLQESFMGMQEPSAHDLGELLRDLRLVPSRLDFGTWSVGQARSQTVTLFNQHANRTLQMNAVAGPSPAFYSSFLGTREVPPQGNTTFNVVFLPRQLGAIAADLLIHTSFGQAELAVQGEGSECPYRLKPLVGIKAPMNATLTPEIHMYNPHERPLQILEIYSSGGEFQLELPSGGSEGPQNLWEIPPHTLKPVIRISFHGRTAGNHSAYIRIKIAEQELDMGQENVLVIPVEFEILPRHSAYARNPLADFGRLATLNSPEALQFKLDVRKDQSHRLFGSYLRKIPGLSFDANNTSIVLDPRLFEGSESINDLLVINSSNQSSSDTDTDPAFTVLVRAEIFHGGLSYDGNITKFVSSSLEDGETAPPLERKRSLIVSNNFAQPLILFNVSLSAPVDESLLEVTLLGDPRIVLQPGEAVELLRLNLLNEDVPFESFLRIETNVTIFELPLVSCSGRLHVSTQPFKLKLDQDVHKEDAYSLDLDLGTVPFAEMSRDGFVLLHNDNPVPVKITNWFFKHPKTVYSQSTFLGCRRREDRERVQNESSPWHLCTELRPGDSAVFKVAIQTYEAEVTYGTLKVWTPYELIRVRVKFEASVGQLEIEQEQLDFKNCFPGKMCSAVLSIRSSFTQAVHVKSISFARPLGLRFKDFNAKGTTIAPQTLTKVGRIYFEPAAMCRNQCYIKESTKEDEIFLSDASNCLVNNNLIYDGVELRQRTELFRQLRRQLAAMSLTLHSEELPPLELDFAINIEWPKLVQFQPIPPTPAIEVGQVQRQWITLTNPSQHPLLLDYYLSDPMFARRTQLSLPHEVIDVSSTSCYLTDKKVFSLPDAGNPILLPGGASLNIPITFSAQQPEKYCTLLHVRSNLTLYEAVWLQARAVQSQFRFGNRRPGSASPLLFELSTDQFQGCQSGNGAVVASRSFTARNSGVIPMRIEGFLIGSLPCEDFGFRVMDCEGFELGENETRKVEISFSTDFTSSRVKRSLTLLTNLSYDISYQLLAQMPSESVELCASVLVRPGWESSLKNAALVVLLASFGLVLVAAVFDAKAIMAQQNAYDAARNKGPLQPTFNLRNIVKMQAEEAAAKAEAVQQQQKAKNGQLKELRKRSVLATTAPPRKAKSSWTPWSMDMNVLSKHLQKSKPKPAAGNPVTPPTSTSSSNQTEVKPIKKSSTPSPQTAAAPISVRPQKKMKPTSIVSPVPSKPKPEPSTPPIVEMYEKPLVKSSPPQQENISPRPNNNKVPEQRVVLKEQNGSTKKMGKTPGRERERERRKEQKAVNGSAGTGVGARKPERKQRQKLNFGQSMTNSTSPPASPDAIKCISSPWETSSKVSFSEVLQKKEYAATSNGLDWSQALSSSDLGPIGDSRKNSTPPAVTSLWEPLSATASNSLFANGDVDLPTGDAIYEQQERERQQWQRSELIMQQQLLLQQAQQLELQQRQQQQQQLLANLETNNWANHWSPLGFSSWPDVATNTLGVMRPPPGLEQNLAPRQMLGTAHNLAQEPGVAGSNRTEASVPGESSLPTQYDPFTSPSSIWSDTWRQSSQRNNSNNHMN, from the exons aTGGCCACACAGGCTCTGCTGAAGCCGCTCCCGCGGCTATTCGCCGAGCCATTCCTGCTTATCCTGGTCCTCTTGCTCACCTTGGAGGCCAGTGGCGAAAAGGTGCTGCAAGAGAGCTTCATGGGAATGCAGGAGCCGTCGGCCCACGACTTGGGTGAACTGCTGCGCGACCTTCGGCTCGTGCCGTCTCGCCTAGACTTTGGAACGTGGTCCGTGGGCCAGGCGCGTTCCCAGACGGTAACGCTGTTCAATCAGCACGCTAACCGAACGCTCCAGATGAACGCCGTGGCGGGGCCAAGCCCAGCGTTCTACAGCAGCTTCCTGGGCACCAGGGAGGTGCCGCCCCAGGGCAATACCACCTTCAATGTGGTATTCTTGCCGCGGCAACTGGGCGCCATTGCCGCGGATCTGCTCATCCACACCTCGTTCGGCCAGGCCGAGCTGGCGGTGCAGGGCGAGGGCAGTGAATGCCCTTACCGCCTCAAGCCGCTGGTGGGGATTAAGGCGCCCATGAATGCGACGCTCACGCCGGAGATTCATATGTACAATCCTCACGAGCGGCCGCTGCAGATATTGGAG ATATACAGCAGCGGGGGCGAGTTCCAGTTGGAGCTGCCCAGCGGGGGATCAGAGGGTCCGCAGAATCTGTGGGAGATTCCCCCGCACACACTTAAACCGGTTATACGGATCTCATTTCACGGCCGCACCGCCGGCAACCACAGCGCCTACATACGCATCAAGATCGCTGAGCAGGAGCTGGACATGGGCCAGGAGAACGTCCTGGTCATACCTGTAGAGTTTGAGATTCTGCCGCGACATTCGGCGTATGCCCGGAATCCGCTGGCAGACTTTGGTCGTCTGGCCACCTTGAATTCTCCTGAAGCGCTGCAGTTTAAGCTGGATGTTCGCAAGGATCAGAGTCACCGACTCTTTGGTAGCTATCTGCGCAAGATTCCGGGCCTCTCGTttgatgccaacaacacgagCATCGTGCTGGATCCCCGGCTGTTCGAGGGCAGCGAGTCCATAAACGATCTACTGGTGATCAATAGCAGTAACCAATCCAGTTCAGATACGGACACGGATCCGGCCTTCACGGTGCTGGTACGTGCGGAGATCTTCCACGGCGGACTCTCCTACGATGGGAATATCACCAAGTTTGTGTCAAGCTCACTGGAAGACGGTGAGACTGCACCACCGCTGGAGAGGAAACGTTCGCTGATAGTAAGCAACAACTTTGCCCAGCCGCTCATCCTGTTCAACGTCAGTCTCAGTGCACCAGTGGACGAATCCCTCTTGGAGGTAACCCTACTGGGCGATCCCAGGATAGTGCTGCAGCCCGGCGAGGCCGTGGAACTGCTGCGACTGAATTTGCTCAACGAAGATGTGCCGTTCGAGTCCTTCCTGCGAATCGAAACGAATGTCACGATCTTTGAGCTGCCCCTGGTCTCATGCAGTGGACGCCTGCATGTATCGACGCAGCCATTCAAGCTCAAGCTTGACCAGGACGTGCACAAGGAGGATGCTTACAGCCTGGACCTGGATCTGGGCACAGTGCCATTCGCCGAGATGTCTCGCGATGGTTTCGTTCTCCTGCACAATGACAATCCTGTTCCCGTAAAGATCACCAACTGGTTTTTCAAGCATCCAAAGACCGTCTACTCGCAGAGCACCTTCCTGGGCTGTCGGAGGCGGGAAGATCGGGAACGCGTTCAAAACGAGAGCAGCCCTTGGCACCTCTGCACCGAGTTGCGTCCTGGCGATAGCGCTGTCTTCAAGGTGGCCATTCAGACGTACGAGGCTGAGGTTACCTATGGCACCCTTAAGGTGTGGACGCCCTACGAGCTGATCCGCGTGCGCGTTAAGTTTGAGGCCTCAGTGGGACAGCTGGAGATCGAGCAGGAGCAGCTTGATTTCAAGAACTGTTTTCCCGGCAAGATGTGCTCTGCAGTGCTCAGCATCCGTTCCAGCTTCACGCAGGCGGTGCATGTGAAAAGCATATCCTTTGCCCGACCTCTGGGTCTGCGCTTCAAGGATTTCAATGCCAAGGGCACTACGATTGCTCCGCAGACGCTGACCAAGGTGGGACGCATATACTTCGAGCCGGCGGCCATGTGTAGGAATCAATGCTACATCAAGGAGTCCACGAAGGAAgacgaaatatttttatccGATGCCAGCAATTGCCTTGTCAACAATAATCTCATCTATGATGGAGTGGAGCTGCGCCAGCGCACGGAGCTCTTCCGGCAACTGCGACGCCAACTGGCAGCCATGTCGCTAACCCTGCACAGCGAGGAGTTACCTCCCTTGGAGCTGGACTTTGCCATAAATATCGAGTGGCCGAAGCTAGTGCAGTTCCAGCCGATACCGCCCACGCCGGCCATCGAGGTGGGCCAGGTGCAGCGCCAGTGGATTACGCTGACAAATCCCTCGCAGCATCCGCTGCTACTGGACTATTATCTGTCGGATCCTATGTTTGCCCGTCGGACGCAGTTATCCCTACCGCACGAAGTCATTGACGTTAGCTCCACGAGTTGCTATCTTACGGACAAGAAGGTCTTTTCGCTGCCAGACGCTGGGAATCCCATTCTGCTGCCCGGCGGAGCCAGCCTTAATATACCCATCACCTTCAGTGCCCAGCAGCCGGAGAAGTACTGCACCCTGTTGCACGTGCGGAGCAATCTCACTCTCTACGAGGCCGTCTGGCTGCAGGCTCGAGCCGTGCAGTCACAGTTCCGTTTCGGCAATCGTCGTCCAGGATCTGCGTCTCCTCTGCTCTTTGAGCTTTCCACCGATCAGTTCCAAGGCTGTCAGTCTGGTAATGGAgctgtggtggccagtcggaGTTTTACGGCCCGCAACTCTGGTGTTATCCCGATGAGGATCGAGGGCTTTCTCATTGGCTCCCTGCCCTGCGAGGACTTTGGCTTCAGGGTGATGGACTGCGAAGGCTTCGAGTTAGGTGAGAATGAGACGCGCAAGGTGGAGATCTCCTTTAGCACGGACTTTACTTCCTCGCGTGTCAAACGCTCCCTGACGCTCCTCACGAACCTCAGCTACGACATCAGCTACCAGCTGCTGGCCCAAATGCCGTCGGAAAGTGTGGAGCTGTGCGCCTCTGTCCTGGTTAGACCGGGATGGGAGTCATCACTGAAGAATGCTGCCCTCGTGGTACTCTTAGCCAGCTTTGGTCTAGTCCTGGTGGCCGCTGTCTTTGATGCGAAAGCCATAATGGCGCAGCAGAATGCCTACGATGCCGCCAGGAATAAGGGACCCCTGCAGCCTACCTTTAATCTGCGGAATATTGTGAAGATGCAGGCGGAGGAGGCAGCGGCCAAGGCAGAggcagtgcagcagcagcagaaggccAAGAATGGTCAGCTTAAAGAACTGCGCAAGCGGAGTGTTCTGGCCACGACAGCTCCTCCGCGAAAAGCCAAGTCATCGTGGACACCCTGGAGCATGGACATGAATGTCCTAAGCAAGCATCTGCAGAAATCCAAGCCAAAGCCAGCGGCGGGTAACCCTGTGACACCTCCGACTTCTACTTCTTCCTCTAACCAAACGGAGGTAAAACCTATAAAGAAGTCCTCGACACCATCGCCCCAAACAGCTGCCGCTCCAATTTCAGTGCGACCACAGAAGAAGATGAAGCCTACGTCTATAGTGTCACCTGTGCCATCGAAACCAAAGCCGGAACCCTCGACGCCACCAATTGTAGAGATGTACGAGAAGCCCCTGGTGAAATCTAGTCCTCCGCAGCAGGAGAACATCTCCCCAAggcccaacaacaacaaggttCCAGAACAGCGAGTGGTGCTCAAGGAGCAGAACGGGTCGACCAAAAAAATGGGCAAAACCCCTGGCAGGGAGCGGGAGAGGGAGCGCCGCAAGGAACAGAAGGCGGTGAACGGCTCCGCTGGGACTGGAGTGGGAGCCAGGAAACCAGAGCGGAAACAACGCCAGAAGCTTAACTTTGGCCAGTCGATGACGAACAGCACCTCGCCCCCAGCTTCGCCAGATGCCATCAAGTGCATATCCTCGCCTTGGGAGACAAGCAGTAAGGTCTCCTTTAGCGAGGTTTTGCAAAAGAAAGAATATGCAGCCACCAGCAATGGCTTAGACTGGAGTCAGGCTTTGTCTTCGAGTGATCTCGGGCCAATAGGAGACAGCCGAAAGAACTCCACGCCGCCGGCGGTAACGTCATTATGGGAACCCCTCTCAGCCACGGCTAGCAACTCGCTGTTTGCCAATGGGGACGTAGATCTTCCCACAGGAGATG CTATTTACGAGCAGCAGGAACGGGAACGACAACAGTGGCAGCGCAGCGAGTTGATtatgcagcagcaactgctcCTCCAGCAGGCCCAGCAGCTGGAGTTGCAGCaaaggcaacagcaacagcagcaactgctGGCGAATTTGGAGACGAATAACTGGGCCAACCACTGGTCGCCCCTGGGCTTCTCCTCCTGGCCGGATGTTGCCACCAATACCCTAGGGGTCATGCGTCCGCCGCCAGGTCTGGAGCAGAATTTGGCTCCACGTCAGATGCTGGGAACAGCGCACAATCTTGCACAAGAACCGGGGGTAGCGGGTAGCAACAGAACTGAGGCATCAGTTCCGGGCGAGAGCAGCCTGCCCACACAGTACGATCCCTTTACTTCGCCCAGCTCAATTTGGTCGGACACCTGGCGCCAGTCCTCGCAgcgcaacaacagcaacaaccacaTGAACTAA